Genomic DNA from Pseudomonas fluorescens:
GCCGCCGGCGTTGCAGGTTGCGACCAGCCCCAGCGATTCCAAGCGCAGTACGTCCTTCTCGCCCTCCACGACAAACACTGGCTTACCCAAGGGTGCGTGCAGCAACTGCGGCAGACGGTAGGGAACCTGACGCACACCCTTCACAGACCACACCCAGCCGCCTTTTCCGTCCGAGCGGCGCTGGCGAAAGTCCTTTGGCTCGTAGCGAACAACTTGAAACAGAAAGTTGCCGTCTTCGTCGGTGTAGTCATAACAAGCCGACATGCGACGGCTGGCCGGTAGGACATTAGGACTTTCAGGACAGGGCGCCGGCTGCTTTTCTTTTAAGCCGTGCTGCTCAAGCCAGCCCATTTGCTCAGCCCGACTTGTGATGCCGGTTTTCCAGGCAATCAAATCCAATACGCCGCCACCGCGCCCGTCTTCGTGCGAGTGCCATACCCCCTTTTCCAGATCGACGGATAAAGAGCCATGCGCTCCGAATCGAAACTCGGTCGGCTTGCTCATTGCGGCATTTGGCTCGCCAAGAAGGTACCGGGCTACTGGCCCAATCATGGATTTCAGCCAAGCCGATCCCGCCGGCGCATGGGCGCCGTTTTGACTTTTCATGGGTTACACCCCGCGCTGCTTGGCTTTGCGCCAGGACCAATTAGAAGGAGACGGGAAGAAATCAACGTGCAGGGCGGCCATTACGCGAAGCTTCCAGGAAGCTGTAAGCGATGATGAATGGCTCATACTGCGTCTCTCGCTTCAATCTTGGTCCGTAACCAAGCCTCCACCTCAGCCAAGACGTAATAAGCCGCGGCTTGTCGGCTTTCGTTGGCCTTAATTGGCTTCGGGAACGTCGGGTCTTTCTTGCGGAGTTTGTCTAGGCCAGAGCGGGACAGGTCCAGCCATAGACAGAGCGCTGGCTGACGGATGAGAGCTTTCGGGGGAATTGTTGCTGGCTGCATTTGAGTGACTCCGTATCGGGTACAGAGTCATTTTTGTTGAACCCCCGATTGCTGTCGCAGTGCTCAAAAGAGATTAGTTAGAGGCTTATTTCCCCCCTTTTTGCACGTCGGATCAATTTTTCATATTCGACAATGTCCGCTGGCACCTCGACTCCTGCAGCAACGAGAAGCTCTCGGGCGAGCTCTGCTGCTTTGCGTTTGGTCATCTTCGCTAAGGAAGACTGCCGTAGCTTGTCCGCGGTATCAGCCAACAAATCATCTCGCGGATACTTCGGCTTCACGCCACGAATAGTTGGAGCCGCCTCCAACTTCTGCTCGGTAATGTCCAACACATCGGACACCATGGCGGCCTTCGCCATAAGGTCAGAAAGCAAGCCACCGCTGAAAAAGCACCCATGGCTTCGCCAGCAGGCGTCGTTGATGTAACCCTCGGCGAAAGGAGGGAGATTGTTTAGCCCCCGTAACGTTTCCTGAAGATGCAGTTGCACCTGCCGCACATGGCGAAGTTCTTCGTGGCGCGCGGGGCCTTTTTCCGTTTCGCGGATGACCGCTCTGTAGGACCCAAGCCTTTCCTTGAACCATTCCTGAAGATCGCCGTCGTGATGTCCGGCCAAGTCAGCGATAATTGCCCGCGCAGCATCAGACAGGCTTTCATCGACCAAATCACCTGTACCCCATTCGGGTTGATTGTCGAATACTGGAAGTGCCTTTGATCGCTTGCCCCTTTTTATTTCCATGCTTGTAGCCCCCTCTCCACGCTCACCACATCAGTGTTCCGGTGTGCAAAATCATAGGGCGTGATGTGCTTTTCCCGGTTGGCGTCCAGGTAGTCAGCCCACCACGTCATCATCAGCCGACGCTCTTCCAGGTGCTCAGCCTTGTGGATATAGGCCGCGCGCACGCCGTTGCGCTCTTGGTGGCTCATTTGCCGTTCAACCGCGTCACGCGACCATAGGCCGGACTCGACCAACGCGGAACAGGCCATAGTGCGGAAACCGTGCCCGCAAACCTCTATCTTGGTGTCGTACCCCATACGGCGCAGTGACTTGTTTACGGTGTTCTCCGACATTGGCCGCCAGTAGTAGTGATCGCCAGGCAACACCAGATCAAAACGCCCGCTTAGCCGGCGTATCTGCTCTAGCACTTCAAGCGTCTGGCGTGACAACGGGACAAGGTGCGGAGTCCCCATCTTGGCTCCTCGGTGCGACCTCTTGACGCCCTCGATTGGTGCCCGTTCGCCGGGAATCGTCCACATGCTCCGGGTAAAGTCGAACTCCGACCAGCGAGCAAAACGCAGCTCACTAGAACGAATGAACACCAGTAAAGCGAGGCTTACAGCAAGACAGGTAAGCGGTCGTCCGGTGTCAGCCTCGCAGCGTTGCAACAACTCCGGCAACCGCTCAAGGGGCAAGGCCGGGCGGTGTTTGGTCTTGCGGGTGGCAGTCCCCCCCACCAGATCAAGCGCCGGGTTGTATACGATGAAGTTGCGCTGAACGGCGATTCGCATGATTCCGGCGATGCGCTGACGCAGTCGCCCAACCACATCAAGCGCGCCGCGCTTCTCTACCGTCTTCAGACAGGCCAGCAGGTCGCGGGTTTTCAAGTCGGATACGGGACGTTTGCCCAGCATGGGGAAAAGATCAACCTCAATCTCTTTCAGCACCCTGACCGCGTGATCCTTCGACCATTTGCCGGCCATGCTGGCGTGCCATTCCAGGGCCAGCGCCTCAAAGGTGTTCCCCGCCTCATTGGCCGCCTCGATCTTTGCTTGCTTAGCGCTCTCGATGGGGTCTTGGCCATGCGCCAGCAACTCGAGTGCATCGGCTCGACGCGCGCGGGCGGCTTTCAGACCGAGAGCCGGGTAGTTGCCGAACGTTGCCAGACCAGGCTTACCGCTTGGCTTTTTATACTTGAAGCGCCAGACCTTGGTGCCGGTGGCCCTTACAAGCAAAAAAAGCCCTTGCCCGTCGAACAGGGTGTAGTCCTTTGCGCGGGGTTTGGCGGCCTCGCATTTGGGGTCAGTAAGGGGGGTTACGGTGCGCGCCATAGGTATACGCCTCGATATCGAACCGATATATACCTAAACGTATACCTAAATCGTGGGGCTGTACAGGAACATACGGGGATATTCAGACACAAAAAAACCGGCTACAAGGCCGGTTTCTCTAGGTTTCAGATGTTTACGGGAACATCTGAAATCATACTATTGGTGCCCGAAGCCGGAATCGAACCGGCACGCCCTTACGAGCGGGGGATTTTAAGTCCCATGCGTCTACCAGTTTCGCCATTCGGGCGGTAGCGCGGTTAGCCATGGAAATATCGGCAAAATCCAATGGCCGATGTTCTGGCTGGTGCAGCAAGAGGGGGAATATATACATCCCTCCCCCGCGAAGCAAGGCAGCTCATGTCCTTTTCAATACAAAAGCTTTCAATGCTTCGAAATAAAAAAGCTCCGTAAATCATAGATCTACAGAGCTTTTTAAAAGTGGAGGCCGAAGTCGGAATCGAACCGGCGTAGGTGGATTTGCAATCCACTGCATAACCATTTTGCTATTCGGCCTCAGAACGCTTGATGCGATGCTGCCACATCAACCGCAGTACAAACTGATCAGGAAACAAGCCACTTACTCAGCGCTATCTCCTTGAAAACATTGAGATTTTTTACGTCTCAGTGCGTTCGATGGGCGCAATTATGTACTCATTTGCCTAGGCTGGCAACCCCTTGATTTCAAAAAAAAATCGTCCAGCGGTCTCGGTGTGCCAGGCAGATATCAGAAGCCTTTTGGGACGGCTGCGCAGCCCTGGGTGGGCAAGCTCCCTCGCCACGGGCGATTTGCGGGGTTGTGAGGTCTACGGTGCACCGCCCAACCGGCTGTCGCAGCCCTGCACCATTATGGGTAACATACCGCCCTTCCCCGCAGCCCTTCTGCGACCTGCTAAATAAGCCTATTCCATGCCTTTTGAACTCAGCGTTGACCTCTCTACCCTCGCTATTCTTGCTGTTGTCGCATTCATTGCCGGTTTCATCGATGCCATTGCCGGTGGCGGTGGGTTGCTGACCACGCCAGCCCTGCTGACGGCAGGCTTGCCGCCTCATCTGGTCCTGGGGACCAACAAACTCAGTTCGACCTTCGGCTCGGCGACGGCCAGCTTCACCTTCTACAAGCGCAAGCTGTTCCACCCAAGGCAGTGGACTCATGCCCTCGTCGGCACTCTGGTCGGGGCCCTGACCGGCGCCATCGTCGCCCATTACTTGCCCGCCGAGTGGCTGAACAAGATGCTGCCGGTGATCGTCTTCGCCTGCGGCCTGTATCTGTTGTTCGGCGGCACGCCCAAGGCACCGCTGGACAGCGATGCACCGATCAAGAAGACATGGCAGTCGCCCCAGGGCTTCAGCCTGGGTTTCTATGACGGTGTGGCCGGGCCGGGTACGGGGGCGTTCTGGACTGTGAGCAGCCTGCTGCTCTACCCCATCGACCTGGTCAAGGCCAGTGGCGTGGCCCGTAGCATGAACTTCGTCAGCAACATCGCGGCACTGTCGGTGTTCATCTTTTCCGGGCAAGTGGATTGGGTCATCGGCCTGAGCATGGGCCTGTCGGTGATGATCG
This window encodes:
- a CDS encoding TSUP family transporter — protein: MPFELSVDLSTLAILAVVAFIAGFIDAIAGGGGLLTTPALLTAGLPPHLVLGTNKLSSTFGSATASFTFYKRKLFHPRQWTHALVGTLVGALTGAIVAHYLPAEWLNKMLPVIVFACGLYLLFGGTPKAPLDSDAPIKKTWQSPQGFSLGFYDGVAGPGTGAFWTVSSLLLYPIDLVKASGVARSMNFVSNIAALSVFIFSGQVDWVIGLSMGLSVMIGAFFGARTAISGGAKFIRPVFITVVLGLTVRLAWQHWFSVA
- a CDS encoding tyrosine-type recombinase/integrase; this encodes MARTVTPLTDPKCEAAKPRAKDYTLFDGQGLFLLVRATGTKVWRFKYKKPSGKPGLATFGNYPALGLKAARARRADALELLAHGQDPIESAKQAKIEAANEAGNTFEALALEWHASMAGKWSKDHAVRVLKEIEVDLFPMLGKRPVSDLKTRDLLACLKTVEKRGALDVVGRLRQRIAGIMRIAVQRNFIVYNPALDLVGGTATRKTKHRPALPLERLPELLQRCEADTGRPLTCLAVSLALLVFIRSSELRFARWSEFDFTRSMWTIPGERAPIEGVKRSHRGAKMGTPHLVPLSRQTLEVLEQIRRLSGRFDLVLPGDHYYWRPMSENTVNKSLRRMGYDTKIEVCGHGFRTMACSALVESGLWSRDAVERQMSHQERNGVRAAYIHKAEHLEERRLMMTWWADYLDANREKHITPYDFAHRNTDVVSVERGLQAWK
- a CDS encoding helix-turn-helix transcriptional regulator; translation: MQPATIPPKALIRQPALCLWLDLSRSGLDKLRKKDPTFPKPIKANESRQAAAYYVLAEVEAWLRTKIEARDAV